One genomic window of Bacillota bacterium includes the following:
- a CDS encoding amidohydrolase family protein: protein MLLSAKWVLPISHNPIQDGAILIEGSKIKDVGKLKSLAARYPEEEVRDFGKAVILPGFVDLHTHLEYSVFRGVCDDLGYADWKIQLTIKSEALGKGDWVHSAYLGALEAIQSGITTIADITKSGASLIAARDAGLRGIIYYEVTGMDHTKVSQIMSKAEKDIAHWIDSASGSNLIIGFAPHSPYTVSAPLYKESTRWARAQNLQICTHLAGSKAEYDFVKYGSGQLANEYWEVAGWGNILWQPTGVSPVKYLEEWGVFEGGNTLAVHCVQVDEPDIDILQRYDVAVAHCPRCNAKLGMGIAPLSSFLERGLKVGIGTDSPASNNTMDPFAEMRTGLLMQRGITKSAGFTAQDFVYMATLGGAKAINLQDKVGSLEPGKEADVIVVDMSHSHQIPIRDPYSALVYTANQENIILTMVAGKILYQDYKYTLLDEVEILKKAEPIRKKVKQTASSAPIAGR from the coding sequence ATGCTATTATCTGCAAAATGGGTATTGCCGATAAGTCATAATCCGATTCAGGATGGGGCTATTTTAATAGAGGGCTCAAAGATTAAGGATGTTGGAAAGTTAAAGTCGCTTGCTGCCAGGTATCCAGAAGAAGAAGTAAGGGATTTTGGCAAAGCTGTAATTCTTCCAGGATTTGTGGACCTTCACACCCATCTTGAGTACAGCGTGTTTAGAGGGGTTTGTGATGACCTCGGTTATGCTGATTGGAAGATACAGCTTACCATAAAAAGTGAAGCTCTTGGCAAAGGTGACTGGGTTCATTCTGCCTACCTTGGAGCTCTTGAAGCTATACAGTCAGGCATTACGACTATTGCAGATATCACAAAGAGCGGAGCCAGTCTTATAGCTGCCCGTGATGCAGGTTTGCGGGGGATTATCTACTACGAAGTTACCGGTATGGACCATACTAAAGTATCTCAGATAATGTCGAAGGCAGAAAAGGATATAGCGCACTGGATTGATTCGGCTTCGGGCAGCAATCTTATTATCGGGTTTGCTCCTCACTCGCCATATACGGTATCGGCCCCTCTTTATAAGGAATCTACTAGGTGGGCAAGAGCGCAGAACCTGCAGATTTGCACGCACCTTGCGGGCTCAAAAGCAGAGTATGACTTTGTGAAATACGGTTCGGGCCAGCTTGCCAATGAATACTGGGAGGTTGCTGGATGGGGTAATATCCTTTGGCAGCCAACCGGTGTGAGTCCGGTGAAGTATCTCGAGGAGTGGGGAGTTTTTGAGGGTGGAAACACCCTTGCGGTTCACTGCGTTCAGGTCGATGAGCCAGATATTGATATTCTTCAGAGGTACGACGTGGCGGTTGCCCACTGCCCCCGCTGTAACGCAAAACTGGGCATGGGAATAGCGCCGCTATCAAGCTTTTTGGAAAGAGGATTAAAGGTTGGGATAGGAACTGATAGCCCGGCGAGCAATAACACCATGGACCCATTTGCTGAGATGCGAACAGGTCTTCTCATGCAGCGGGGGATAACAAAATCGGCTGGGTTTACCGCACAGGACTTTGTTTACATGGCGACGCTGGGTGGTGCCAAGGCAATTAACCTACAAGATAAAGTGGGCTCGCTTGAGCCGGGCAAAGAAGCAGATGTTATTGTGGTGGATATGTCGCATAGCCACCAGATCCCGATTCGTGATCCCTATTCGGCACTTGTCTATACCGCTAACCAGGAAAATATAATTCTCACCATGGTGGCGGGCAAGATTCTCTATCAGGATTATAAATATACTCTCCTAGATGAGGTTGAGATTTTAAAGAAAGCTGAGCCCATAAGGAAGAAGGTCAAGCAGACAGCAAGCAGTGCACCCATAGCAGGGAGATAG